In Pyrus communis chromosome 8, drPyrComm1.1, whole genome shotgun sequence, one genomic interval encodes:
- the LOC137742681 gene encoding glucan endo-1,3-beta-glucosidase 7-like: MATFTFPLFLSLLLPLFAFAAAAGTVGINYGRIADNLPPPEKVVALFKSQGINKVKLYDTDAAVLTALANSGIGVVVAIPNGLLSSAASDPSFADKWVQSNISQYHPKTQIEAIAVGNEVFADPNNTTQFLVPAIKNIQSSLVKYNLSSIKLSSPVALSALNSSYPPSAGAFKPDLIEPVIKPFLEFLTQTSSYLMINAYPFFAYESTSDEISLDYALFRTNPGNPDSGNGLKYYSLLDAQIDAVFAAMSAVGYGDIKLVVTETGWPSNGDENEIGAGKANAAAYNGNLVKRVLTGGGTPLKPNDPLNVYLFALFNEDQKTGPTSERNYGLFYPDETKVYDIPLTVAGLSGAQSSPANESKVQVPAASPSAGNTWCVANGKAGEEKLQAALDYACGEGGADCRSIQEGSTCFNPNTLEAHASYAFNSFYQKKARGTGTCDFGGAAYVVAQPPSYGTCEFPTRY, translated from the exons ATGGCCACCTTCAcattccctctctttctctctctcctcctcccacTTTTCGCTTTTGCAGCTGCTGCTG GTACTGTTGGAATAAACTACGGCAGGATAGCGGACAACTTACCACCGCCCGAAAAGGTGGTGGCACTCTTCAAATCCCAAGGCATTAACAAAGTGAAGCTCTACGACACCGACGCCGCTGTCCTCACCGCCCTCGCCAACTCCGGCATTGGAGTCGTCGTCGCCATCCCCAACGGGCTCCTCTCCTCCGCCGCCAGCGACCCCTCATTCGCCGACAAATGGGTCCAATCCAACATCTCCcaataccaccccaaaacccaaaTCGAAGCCATCGCCGTAGGCAACGAGGTCTTTGCCGACCCAAACAACACCACCCAATTCCTCGTCCCCGCCATTAAAAACATACAGTCTTCCCTCGTCAAGTACAACCTCAGCTCCATCAAACTCTCCTCCCCGGTCGCCCTTAGTGCCCTGAATTCCTCGTACCCGCCTTCTGCCGGGGCCTTCAAACCCGACTTAATCGAACCCGTCATCAAACCGTTTCTGGAATTTTTAACCCAAACGTCGTCGTATTTGATGATAAACGCGTACCCATTTTTCGCGTACGAGTCCACCTCCGATGAGATTTCTCTCGACTACGCTCTGTTCCGGACCAACCCGGGAAATCCGGACTCGGGTAACGGGCTGAAGTACTACAGTTTGCTCGATGCCCAAATCGACGCCGTTTTCGCCGCCATGTCGGCTGTCGGATACGGTGACATAAAGTTGGTGGTGACCGAGACCGGGTGGCCCTCCAACGGCGATGAGAACGAGATTGGCGCGGGGAAAGCCAATGCGGCGGCGTATAACGGAAACTTGGTGAAGAGAGTTTTGACGGGAGGTGGGACCCCCTTGAAGCCAAACGACCCGCTCAACGTCTATCTATTCGCTCTGTTTAACGAGGATCAGAAGACCGGGCCCACATCGGAGAGGAACTACGGTCTGTTTTATCCGGACGAAACGAAGGTTTACGACATTCCGCTTACGGTGGCTGGGCTGAGTGGGGCCCAGTCATCGCCGGCCAATGAGAGCAAGGTTCAGGTCCCGGCAGCGTCGCCCTCTGCGGGGAACACGTGGTGCGTGGCGAATGGGAAGGCAGGGGAGGAGAAGCTTCAGGCCGCACTGGATTATGCTTGCGGAGAAGGAGGAGCTGACTGCCGTTCGATCCAGGAAGGGTCCACGTGTTTTAATCCTAATACGCTTGAGGCGCACGCTTCGTACGCTTTCAATAGTTTTTATCAGAAGAAAGCACGCGGGACTGGCACGTGCGATTTCGGTGGTGCTGCCTACGTTGTTGCTCAACCTCCAA GTTATGGGACGTGCGAGTTTCCGACACGTTACTGA